A region of bacterium DNA encodes the following proteins:
- a CDS encoding carbohydrate ABC transporter permease has protein sequence MTETAAPRGRWGIMLSLVVLSAPIILMYSWLLVASFSVRITGLVPHGFTLENWRFLGRALPNEASIWTTTLNSLLFAFAVGILEVLIGSMAAYALSRLNFAGRGVVLSSTMVLHSFPSVTLLIAIFLVLRFLGLYDRLAGVILVKLALDLPLGIWIMKGFFDNVPWDIEMAALIDGCSRLRIWWRVMVPLVKPGLLAFGIFAFLSGWNEFLLPYVLLPSQNSQTLSVLMASLASEERFADYGLVTAVSVFYILPAVLVFALTQKYLLNIFSGGVKG, from the coding sequence GTGACCGAGACCGCCGCTCCCCGAGGACGCTGGGGAATCATGCTGAGCCTCGTGGTTTTGTCGGCGCCGATCATCTTGATGTACAGTTGGCTGCTGGTTGCATCGTTCAGCGTCCGCATCACCGGCCTGGTTCCGCATGGGTTCACCCTGGAGAACTGGCGGTTCCTGGGGAGGGCGCTCCCGAACGAAGCCAGCATCTGGACGACGACCCTGAACTCGCTGCTGTTCGCATTCGCCGTCGGCATCCTCGAGGTGCTCATCGGGTCGATGGCCGCCTATGCCCTCTCGCGTCTGAACTTCGCGGGCCGGGGCGTGGTCTTGTCCTCCACCATGGTGCTGCACTCGTTTCCCAGCGTGACCCTGCTCATCGCGATCTTCCTGGTGCTCCGGTTCCTGGGGTTGTACGATCGGCTGGCGGGCGTCATCCTGGTCAAACTGGCGCTCGATCTGCCACTAGGGATCTGGATCATGAAGGGGTTTTTCGACAACGTCCCGTGGGACATCGAGATGGCTGCCCTCATCGACGGCTGCTCGCGCCTCCGGATCTGGTGGCGCGTTATGGTGCCCCTGGTCAAGCCTGGGCTCCTGGCCTTCGGGATCTTCGCCTTCCTGAGCGGATGGAACGAATTCTTACTCCCCTACGTGCTGTTGCCGAGCCAGAACTCCCAGACGCTCTCGGTCCTCATGGCCAGCCTCGCCAGCGAGGAGCGCTTCGCGGACTACGGGCTCGTGACGGCAGTGAGCGTCTTCTACATCCTGCCGGCTGTGCTGGTTTTCGCGCTGACCCAGAAGTATCTCCTGAACATCTTCTCGGGGGGAGTGAAGGGCTGA
- a CDS encoding sulfatase translates to MTARRRNALVVLLDSLRYDFTGFNGNPWIRTPHLDAFARRATVFDRAIVGSYPCLPCRREMWTGRYEFPFRGWGPLDRDDVIFSEIARDAGYTTMFITDNYLLCYDDGNYQRGFCWDLIRGQEHDDWITDPTIPIAFPCRPDKLRDPYGRVAQYLRNTAARLGEEDYFAPQVMRRAIAWLERNRTLDGFLLWVDCFDPHEPWDPPYPYDEMYNPGHEGEHVIYPAYGLANRLGREDLAECRALYAGEITMVDRWVGRLLEKVADLGLMSNTLVAVITDHGYMFGEHGLLGKPWARLAEANLYREVAHLPWIIYHPEGAGAGVRCDALIQPVDLFATLLAWLRLSGPPGHSKNLLPLIEGRTRRIREHAFWGRFGEAINVTDGEWEAFFWPEEAPYRDRLYHIATDLAESSDLFDTDPVALAHLRSVAEAWLRAIGGPALKHRSYVPDHV, encoded by the coding sequence ATGACCGCCCGCCGCCGCAACGCCCTCGTCGTCCTGCTGGACAGCCTGCGCTACGACTTTACGGGCTTCAATGGAAATCCGTGGATCCGCACGCCCCACCTCGATGCGTTCGCCCGGCGGGCCACCGTGTTCGATCGCGCCATCGTTGGCTCGTACCCCTGCCTGCCCTGCCGCCGGGAGATGTGGACGGGACGCTATGAGTTCCCGTTTCGGGGCTGGGGCCCGCTCGACAGGGACGACGTTATCTTTTCGGAGATTGCGCGCGATGCCGGGTACACCACGATGTTCATCACCGACAACTACCTGCTCTGCTATGACGACGGAAACTATCAGCGCGGCTTCTGTTGGGACCTGATCCGAGGCCAGGAGCACGACGACTGGATCACCGATCCCACAATCCCGATCGCGTTCCCCTGCCGGCCGGACAAGCTCCGCGATCCCTACGGGCGGGTGGCGCAGTACTTGCGGAACACCGCGGCCCGTCTCGGGGAAGAGGACTACTTCGCACCCCAGGTTATGCGGCGCGCGATAGCATGGTTGGAGCGGAATCGGACCCTGGACGGCTTCCTCCTATGGGTGGACTGCTTCGATCCGCACGAACCGTGGGATCCGCCTTACCCTTACGATGAAATGTACAACCCAGGCCATGAAGGGGAGCACGTGATCTATCCTGCCTACGGCCTCGCGAACCGCTTGGGCCGCGAGGACCTGGCCGAGTGCCGGGCACTGTACGCTGGAGAGATCACGATGGTCGACCGCTGGGTGGGACGGTTGCTTGAGAAGGTGGCGGACCTTGGACTCATGTCGAACACCCTGGTGGCCGTGATCACCGACCACGGGTACATGTTCGGCGAGCACGGTCTCCTCGGGAAGCCTTGGGCACGGCTTGCGGAGGCCAACCTGTACCGTGAGGTCGCGCACCTCCCGTGGATCATCTATCACCCGGAAGGGGCGGGTGCAGGCGTCCGCTGCGACGCGCTCATCCAACCCGTCGACCTGTTCGCCACCCTGCTCGCCTGGTTGCGGCTTTCGGGGCCACCCGGGCACTCGAAGAACTTACTCCCGCTGATCGAAGGACGTACTCGGCGCATCCGGGAGCACGCGTTCTGGGGGCGCTTCGGCGAGGCCATTAACGTGACCGATGGAGAGTGGGAGGCGTTCTTCTGGCCGGAGGAGGCGCCGTACCGTGACAGGCTCTACCACATCGCTACCGACCTGGCGGAGTCGTCGGATCTCTTTGACACCGACCCTGTAGCGCTCGCGCACCTTCGATCTGTCGCTGAGGCGTGGCTGCGCGCGATCGGCGGACCAGCGCTCAAACACCGTTCTTACGTGCCCGACCACGTGTAG
- a CDS encoding NUDIX domain-containing protein → MRLTALTSWIWQRLPWRARQLLLWMCTAHFLIGAVAIVDDGAGRILVARHTYRRGAPWALPGGWVQRGENPAHTVVREIREETSLETEIMSLLTILVESPGHLTAVYRARVAGGTFRPSDEVSAVRFIAPGDWPDGLREDHRRLIAALATRPTPLA, encoded by the coding sequence GTGAGGTTGACCGCACTCACGTCCTGGATCTGGCAGCGCCTACCTTGGCGGGCCCGGCAACTACTGCTCTGGATGTGCACCGCGCATTTCCTGATCGGCGCGGTCGCCATCGTCGATGATGGCGCAGGGCGGATCCTGGTGGCCCGGCACACGTATCGACGCGGCGCCCCGTGGGCGCTCCCCGGAGGGTGGGTCCAGCGTGGCGAAAACCCCGCGCACACGGTGGTGCGCGAGATCCGGGAAGAGACGAGTCTTGAGACCGAAATCATGAGCCTGCTGACGATCCTCGTGGAAAGCCCGGGGCACCTCACCGCCGTCTATCGTGCTCGGGTGGCCGGCGGGACTTTTCGCCCCAGCGATGAAGTGTCGGCGGTTCGGTTCATCGCACCGGGGGACTGGCCGGACGGACTGCGCGAGGACCACCGGCGGTTGATCGCCGCGCTTGCCACGCGGCCCACCCCTCTGGCCTGA
- a CDS encoding ABC transporter ATP-binding protein: MQVALEHLSKRFGAVTAVDDVSLTVGEGEFLALLGPSGCGKTTTLFLVAGLYRPSSGRILFGDRVVNDEHPQERGIGLVFQSYALYPHLTVFENIAFPLRVKRIRAGEVARRVCEVAEMVGITECLPRRPGQLSGGQQQRVALCRALVKAPAVLLLDEPLSNLDARLREVTRAEIKRLQKDLGITTVLVSHDQAEALGIADRVGVMQSGRLVALMTPRDLYERPPSRFVADFIGTPPINFLPVTVADGCLAIGDGVPRPLPRPLRAGRYDLGVRPEHLTVAADGDLVGEVILLESLGRETLIHVKFAKTRLRVLAGPDAPVTLGQPIRLRLAWEHILLFEAESGQAALP, translated from the coding sequence GTGCAAGTCGCTCTGGAACACCTATCCAAGCGGTTTGGAGCCGTGACGGCGGTCGACGACGTCTCCCTCACCGTCGGAGAGGGCGAGTTCCTCGCCTTGCTCGGCCCCTCGGGATGCGGCAAGACGACAACGCTCTTCCTCGTGGCGGGCCTCTATCGTCCGTCCTCTGGCCGCATCCTGTTCGGCGACCGCGTGGTCAACGACGAGCACCCGCAGGAGCGTGGCATCGGGCTGGTCTTCCAGAGCTACGCCCTCTACCCTCACCTGACGGTGTTTGAGAACATCGCCTTTCCCCTGCGGGTCAAGCGCATCAGGGCCGGCGAGGTGGCCCGTCGGGTATGCGAGGTTGCGGAGATGGTCGGCATCACAGAATGCCTCCCACGCCGGCCTGGACAGCTCTCGGGCGGCCAGCAGCAGCGGGTGGCATTGTGCCGCGCGCTCGTCAAGGCGCCTGCGGTCCTCTTGCTCGACGAGCCGCTGTCCAACCTGGACGCCCGTCTCCGCGAGGTGACCCGAGCCGAGATCAAGCGACTCCAGAAAGACCTCGGGATCACCACGGTCCTCGTCTCCCACGACCAGGCGGAGGCGCTGGGGATCGCCGACCGTGTCGGGGTCATGCAGAGCGGCAGGCTGGTGGCACTCATGACGCCCCGAGACCTGTACGAACGGCCTCCGTCCCGCTTCGTGGCCGATTTTATCGGGACCCCCCCGATAAACTTCCTGCCGGTCACGGTGGCGGACGGATGCCTGGCTATCGGGGACGGAGTTCCCAGGCCCCTCCCTCGGCCGTTGCGGGCCGGCCGCTACGACCTCGGCGTTCGCCCCGAGCACCTGACGGTGGCTGCAGACGGCGACCTCGTGGGGGAAGTGATCCTGCTGGAATCCCTGGGGCGGGAAACGTTGATCCACGTGAAGTTCGCGAAGACGCGCCTCAGGGTCCTGGCCGGTCCGGACGCCCCTGTCACGCTCGGCCAGCCGATCCGCCTCCGCCTGGCCTGGGAGCACATCCTCCTCTTTGAGGCCGAAAGCGGGCAGGCCGCCTTGCCATGA
- a CDS encoding EAL domain-containing protein, translating into MAILGQRALSSSDVSTFMSEAVASIARLLRVQYCNVLERIPGTQTFRLCAGVGWTEDTRTDASVDGGPASQAGYTLGSTTPVIVEDYRTEARFRVPAVVHRHPLGGGMSVAIPGRDGPFGVLAVATTASRTFSEEDATFLQGVATVFAAAVERRRTHDSAQETNQQLRALADTAPLAIVSLDLNGIVQSWNAAAERVFGWIAAEVLGRPDPLFFDHGREEGAGVLERVLRGETIEELASQILHKEGRAVDVSISATPVYDGTGSVEGVIALIADRTAHRQIEAAQAQLAEIIETTTDFVTITDVPGKGFYVNRAGRRMLGIDGDEDISKMTFADVFSGDTWSFISNEAMPAAVRDGGWSGEIVLFNRDGQEIPVSMVMIAHKGQHGHVEFFSAIARDISERKQFEHQLVRLANHDPLTDLFNRRRLEEEVERHLAEARRYGIRGALLFVDLDQFKDVNDSLGHPTGDALLVHVAGLLRERLRETDIIARMGGDEFAILLPHTDKPEAEALATQLVNALRNTTIDAAGRPVGVTASVGIALFPEHATTLGDLFARADLAMYQAKESGRNQCGVYEPERDWQAASHARLSWQRRIREALERNQFTLQAQPILDLRTGRVGHYELLVRMVGEKGEIIPPGAFLDIAERFGLIQAIDRWVVRRAIRLLAAHQRAGRDLSLVVNVSSKGLADADLLPMIKQELGETAVDPRRLVLEITETAAITNIYQAEKFVNTLQKLGCRVGLDDFGVGFTSFYHLKHLPVDYFKIDGSFIRELPRDKVDQQLVRAMVAVARGLEKETVAEFVTDAETVRLLREYGVDYAQGFHVGADAGEEIVSPQAAAVSAFGND; encoded by the coding sequence ATGGCCATTCTCGGCCAGCGCGCGCTGTCGAGCAGCGACGTATCCACGTTCATGAGCGAAGCCGTCGCGTCCATTGCGCGGCTCCTCAGGGTTCAGTACTGCAACGTCTTGGAACGCATCCCGGGGACCCAAACCTTCCGGCTGTGCGCCGGGGTGGGGTGGACCGAGGACACGCGCACCGATGCGTCCGTCGATGGCGGCCCGGCCTCCCAAGCCGGATACACCCTCGGATCCACCACGCCCGTGATCGTGGAGGACTATCGGACCGAAGCTCGGTTCCGTGTGCCCGCCGTTGTCCACAGACATCCGCTGGGCGGCGGCATGAGCGTGGCGATCCCCGGGCGGGACGGTCCGTTCGGCGTCCTGGCCGTGGCCACGACGGCCTCACGAACGTTCAGTGAAGAGGATGCCACCTTTCTTCAGGGCGTGGCCACCGTATTCGCCGCGGCGGTCGAGCGCCGGAGGACCCACGATTCGGCCCAGGAGACCAACCAGCAACTTCGGGCGCTCGCCGACACCGCGCCGCTGGCCATCGTCTCGCTGGATCTGAACGGCATCGTACAGAGCTGGAACGCCGCCGCGGAGCGCGTCTTCGGCTGGATCGCCGCAGAGGTGCTCGGGCGGCCCGACCCGTTGTTCTTCGATCACGGACGCGAGGAAGGCGCCGGGGTGCTGGAACGCGTGCTCCGAGGGGAAACCATCGAGGAGCTCGCGAGCCAGATCCTACATAAGGAGGGGCGGGCGGTCGATGTCTCGATCTCCGCCACCCCAGTCTACGACGGCACGGGCTCCGTCGAAGGCGTGATCGCTTTGATTGCCGACAGGACCGCCCACCGCCAGATCGAGGCGGCCCAGGCCCAACTGGCAGAGATCATTGAGACGACGACGGACTTCGTGACGATCACCGACGTCCCCGGGAAGGGCTTCTACGTCAATCGGGCCGGCCGCCGGATGCTGGGGATCGACGGGGACGAGGACATCTCCAAAATGACCTTCGCCGACGTCTTTTCCGGCGACACCTGGTCGTTCATCTCGAACGAAGCGATGCCGGCCGCGGTGCGGGACGGGGGATGGAGCGGCGAGATCGTCCTCTTCAACCGGGATGGGCAGGAGATCCCCGTCTCGATGGTCATGATCGCCCACAAGGGACAGCACGGGCACGTCGAGTTCTTCTCGGCCATCGCCCGGGATATCAGCGAACGCAAGCAGTTCGAGCACCAACTGGTGCGCCTCGCCAATCACGACCCCCTCACGGATCTCTTCAACCGCCGACGGCTGGAAGAGGAGGTGGAGCGTCACCTGGCGGAGGCCCGACGGTACGGGATCCGCGGCGCGCTGCTCTTCGTCGATCTCGATCAGTTCAAGGACGTTAACGACTCTCTCGGTCACCCCACGGGCGACGCGCTCCTCGTCCACGTGGCGGGGCTCCTGCGGGAGCGGTTGCGGGAGACCGACATCATCGCCCGGATGGGTGGGGACGAGTTTGCGATCCTGCTGCCACACACCGATAAACCGGAAGCGGAGGCGCTCGCCACGCAGCTGGTGAACGCGCTGAGGAACACCACCATCGACGCGGCGGGGCGGCCGGTTGGCGTGACCGCCAGCGTCGGAATCGCCCTCTTCCCCGAGCACGCCACGACGCTCGGTGACCTGTTCGCGCGCGCCGACCTCGCCATGTACCAGGCAAAGGAGAGCGGGCGGAACCAGTGTGGGGTCTACGAGCCTGAGAGGGACTGGCAGGCCGCCAGCCACGCGCGGCTCTCCTGGCAGCGTCGCATCCGGGAGGCCCTGGAGAGAAACCAGTTCACCCTTCAAGCTCAGCCCATTCTCGATCTCCGCACCGGCCGCGTCGGCCACTACGAGCTGCTCGTCCGCATGGTTGGGGAGAAGGGGGAAATTATCCCGCCGGGGGCGTTCCTCGACATCGCCGAGCGGTTTGGACTGATCCAGGCGATCGACCGGTGGGTCGTGAGACGGGCCATTCGCCTGCTCGCCGCTCACCAGCGCGCCGGTCGCGACCTCAGCCTGGTCGTCAACGTATCCAGCAAGGGGTTGGCGGATGCGGACCTCCTCCCGATGATCAAGCAAGAACTGGGAGAGACGGCCGTCGATCCGCGGCGCCTCGTGCTCGAGATCACCGAGACCGCAGCCATCACCAACATCTACCAAGCGGAGAAGTTCGTGAACACGCTCCAGAAACTCGGCTGTCGGGTCGGCCTCGATGACTTCGGGGTCGGGTTTACCTCGTTCTACCACCTCAAGCACCTGCCCGTCGATTACTTCAAGATCGACGGCAGCTTCATCCGCGAGCTTCCGCGGGACAAGGTCGACCAGCAACTGGTTCGTGCCATGGTTGCCGTGGCGCGCGGGCTGGAGAAGGAGACCGTCGCGGAATTCGTGACCGACGCCGAGACGGTGCGGCTCCTTCGCGAATACGGGGTCGACTACGCGCAGGGGTTCCACGTCGGCGCCGACGCGGGAGAGGAGATCGTCTCCCCCCAGGCGGCCGCCGTCAGCGCTTTCGGGAACGACTGA